The Methanocaldococcus jannaschii DSM 2661 genome has a segment encoding these proteins:
- a CDS encoding 2-oxoacid:ferredoxin oxidoreductase subunit gamma: MRKEIRLSGFGGQGIILAGVILGRAAALYDNKEAVQTQSYGPEARGGASKSEVVISDEPIDFPKVIKPDILVCLSQQAYDKYKDDIKEGGVVLVDEDLVSTDKMPEVDVTMYKIPFTRIASEEIKLPIVANIVMLGALTRLTNIVSKESMEKAILDSVPKGTEEKNLLAFSKGYEVAKEL, from the coding sequence ATGAGAAAAGAGATAAGACTCTCTGGATTTGGTGGGCAGGGAATTATTTTGGCTGGAGTTATTTTAGGGAGGGCAGCAGCATTGTATGACAATAAAGAGGCAGTTCAAACACAGTCTTATGGGCCGGAAGCAAGAGGGGGGGCAAGTAAGTCAGAGGTTGTTATCAGTGATGAGCCAATTGACTTCCCAAAGGTTATAAAGCCGGATATATTGGTTTGTTTATCACAGCAGGCTTATGATAAGTATAAGGATGATATTAAAGAGGGAGGAGTTGTATTGGTTGATGAGGATTTAGTTTCAACAGATAAAATGCCAGAAGTTGATGTAACGATGTATAAAATCCCATTTACAAGGATTGCATCAGAGGAGATAAAACTTCCAATTGTTGCAAATATAGTTATGTTAGGAGCTTTAACAAGATTAACAAATATTGTTTCAAAGGAAAGTATGGAAAAGGCAATTTTAGATAGTGTTCCAAAGGGAACTGAAGAGAAAAACTTATTGGCATTTAGTAAGGGATATGAAGTTGCAAAGGAGTTATAA
- a CDS encoding histone deacetylase family protein, protein MPKILYNPEVLGHKPKSYHVENPERVLTILNSLKSNGFDDIVLIEGKSTINEILEIHSRDYVYSIINLSKSFNYYDGDTYLCDRTLDAALTAFKLAKEAVKLALKDRDLYFALTRPPGHHAGISGRALGAMSNGFCIFNNIAGAARLAKNYMKKVIIIDFDVHHGNGTQEIFWNDNRVIHIDFHQRGIYPGTGDILDIGGEEAKGTKINLPFPAHSTDADYIFAWNEIVEPILNYFSPDTVLVSAGFDAFINDGLASMDLTETFYRFVGAKLSGYSVTAVLEGGYSIGLKYAPPAFLDGYVDAKDVLDNLEDYTVINSNEVKSMVKNVKKIIGEYLDIF, encoded by the coding sequence ATGCCAAAAATTTTATACAATCCAGAGGTTTTAGGGCATAAACCAAAATCCTACCATGTTGAAAATCCAGAGAGAGTTTTAACCATTTTAAACAGCTTAAAATCTAATGGCTTTGATGATATAGTTTTAATTGAAGGAAAATCTACAATTAATGAGATTTTAGAGATTCATAGTAGAGATTATGTATATTCAATTATAAATCTAAGCAAATCATTTAACTATTATGATGGTGATACATATCTCTGTGATAGAACCTTAGACGCAGCATTAACTGCCTTTAAATTGGCAAAAGAAGCTGTAAAATTAGCATTAAAAGATAGGGATTTATACTTTGCATTAACAAGACCTCCAGGACATCATGCTGGAATTTCTGGAAGGGCTTTAGGAGCAATGTCAAACGGTTTTTGCATATTTAATAATATAGCAGGAGCTGCAAGATTAGCTAAAAATTATATGAAAAAAGTCATAATAATTGATTTTGATGTGCATCATGGAAACGGCACTCAAGAAATCTTCTGGAATGATAATAGAGTTATTCATATAGATTTCCACCAAAGAGGCATCTATCCAGGAACTGGAGATATATTAGATATTGGAGGAGAAGAGGCAAAAGGGACTAAAATAAATCTTCCTTTCCCAGCACATTCAACTGATGCTGATTATATATTTGCATGGAATGAGATTGTTGAGCCAATTTTAAATTACTTTAGTCCAGATACTGTTTTAGTTTCTGCAGGTTTTGATGCATTTATAAATGATGGCCTTGCAAGTATGGACTTAACTGAAACATTTTATAGATTTGTAGGAGCTAAGCTAAGCGGATATAGTGTTACAGCAGTTTTAGAAGGAGGATACAGTATAGGTTTAAAGTATGCTCCACCAGCATTTTTAGATGGATATGTTGATGCTAAAGATGTGTTGGATAATTTAGAGGATTATACAGTTATTAATTCTAATGAAGTTAAATCAATGGTTAAAAATGTTAAAAAGATAATTGGGGAGTATTTGGATATTTTTTAA
- a CDS encoding 2-oxoacid:ferredoxin oxidoreductase subunit beta translates to MHPALKYMRQDRLPHIFCSGCGNGIVMNCFLKAIEELNIKPEDYIAVSGIGCSSRVPGYLYCDSLHTTHGRPIAFATGIKIARPDKHVVVFTGDGDLAAIGGNHFIHGCRRNIDLTVICINNNIYGMTGGQVSPTTPYGKKATTAPYGSIENTMDLCKMAIAAGATYVARWTTAHPIQLVRSIKKGIQKKGFAFIEVVSQCPTYYGRFNISRKPADMIKFLKENSIHLNKAKDMSEEELNGKIVVGEFLDIEKPEFVEELHKLIEKLKSE, encoded by the coding sequence TTGCATCCAGCTTTAAAATACATGAGGCAAGATAGATTGCCACACATCTTCTGTTCTGGATGTGGAAATGGAATTGTTATGAATTGCTTTTTAAAGGCTATTGAAGAGCTAAATATAAAGCCAGAGGACTATATAGCTGTTTCAGGTATAGGTTGTTCTTCAAGAGTTCCTGGTTATTTATACTGTGATTCCTTACACACAACCCACGGAAGACCTATAGCGTTTGCAACAGGAATTAAAATAGCAAGACCAGATAAACATGTTGTTGTATTTACTGGGGACGGAGATTTGGCAGCTATAGGTGGAAATCACTTCATCCATGGATGCAGAAGAAACATAGATTTAACTGTCATCTGTATAAACAATAATATCTATGGAATGACTGGGGGGCAAGTTTCACCAACAACACCTTATGGTAAAAAGGCAACAACAGCACCTTATGGTAGTATAGAAAATACTATGGATTTGTGTAAAATGGCGATTGCGGCAGGAGCTACTTATGTAGCAAGATGGACAACAGCTCATCCAATTCAGCTTGTTAGGTCAATTAAGAAGGGTATTCAAAAGAAAGGATTTGCGTTTATTGAGGTTGTCTCTCAATGTCCAACATACTATGGAAGATTCAACATCTCAAGAAAGCCAGCTGATATGATTAAATTCTTAAAAGAGAACTCAATACACTTAAATAAAGCTAAGGATATGAGTGAAGAGGAGTTGAATGGAAAAATTGTTGTTGGTGAGTTTTTAGATATAGAGAAACCAGAGTTTGTTGAGGAATTGCATAAGTTGATTGAGAAGTTAAAGAGTGAATAA